One window of Dermacentor albipictus isolate Rhodes 1998 colony chromosome 9, USDA_Dalb.pri_finalv2, whole genome shotgun sequence genomic DNA carries:
- the LOC135911931 gene encoding neprilysin-1-like isoform X3 has protein sequence MEGLSGNTSRNTKHQREKKKRGSPTKKRRTAEMPVTSPFHGGIQSGGGVSQGGHSSLAVEIGSPYTPPISTGAHSPRQRPLARLHRAGREDLDNTLEGEPDGARDNMGSRSMANTTVRATTKTEHSEMPLSVTEEVPREEHPRGEQGVQPTLVVLAAMASACLAISLLTLLARLAAPAHRPRRGVCLTRACVALNEMLVAASNASVDPCDDFYGHVCGRWTESASVYEKHLSLFVDKVIDVLVRARMTNTIRNPTQQAAMLLQSCLAIVEDSRNEVGAFRSKLTELGVTWPHVNSKSEELIVTAARVFEAFRISPLLTIRKSRTKAGEVSLLIEPGDALPNWFKMRALLLQEGTYRTYYEQAAALYDSNATPTMSFQDFSELESLLIPALTSADHSGAEVFELDSTERLSHYVGPDRFAHLQAFLKYGLGLPSSTRVQVRSVDYMTRLQRLAKHIGEQRLEFYLGWCVVQAMWRFVSKPFAQLWYQSVRSALDTVVERPSHADCIELTESLLGWTVYAEFSRTHVEAKALDDVDEIARTIAAVFINEVNRGRWSYIADHIPIDKRDFEDVLFHGKRFNEQVLSDVFDTIAMNVSLLQNWMAVAKMNARIPDEEWREVSSSYMRQLRESSGYTFYDSQRSAVRIPPLFPMLPLYDRDSTVAAKYGAIGTVLGAAAVRLFVGRLPHNSVARTKIEERLACFAVPRSSPAAPSRVNQHAYLAAAVDLVWDAFASADAQASAEPGDLSNYTSDVTFFMVMCHLLCSVRASLLVEFSCNQVVKNSHAFARVFNCEVGRPMNPARKCNFFSASDSTSCRVLPLKARLSFSTHFAGSACCARMASLP, from the exons ATGGAAGGATTATCCGGCAACACTTCCCGCAACACTAAGCATCAACGTGAG AAAAAGAAGCGGGGATCTCCA ACCAAGAAGCGCCGCACTGCCGAAATGCCTGTCACGTCGCCTTTCCACGGAGGGATCCAGAGTGGTGGTGGAGTCAGCCAAGGCGGCCATAGTAGCTTGGCGGTGGAGATCGGGTCACCGTACACGCCGCCCATTTCTACGGGTGCCCACTCGCCACGCCAGCGCCCTCTTGCGCGACTCCATCGAGCCGGACGTGAAGACCTGGACAACACACTCGAAGGCGAACCGGACGGGGCCAGGGACAATATGGGCTCGCGATCCATGGCCAACACAACTGTGAG GGCTACCACCAAAACGGAGCACTCGGAGATGCCCTTATCGGTGACTGAGGAAGTGCCGAGGGAAGAGCACCCACGCGGGGAACAGGGCGTCCAGCCGACACTCGTGGTGCTGGCGGCCATGGCGTCGGCCTGCCTGGCCATCAGCCTGCTCACCCTGCTGGCGCGCCTTGCTGCGCCGGCGCATAGACCGCGCCGCGGCGTCTGCCTGACGCGGGCCTGCGTGGCGCTCAACGAAATGCTGGTGGCCGCGTCCAACGCCAGCGTCGACCCCTGCGACGACTTCTACGGGCACGTGTGCGGCCGCTGGACGGAGTCGGCCTCCGTGTACGAGAAGCACCTCAGCCTCTTCGTCGACAAG GTAATCGACGTTCTGGTGCGAGCCAGGATGACCAACACAATAAGGAACCCCACGCAACAGGCCGCCATGCTGCTGCAGAGCTGTTTAGCAATCGTCGAGGACAGCAGGAACGAAGTGGGCGCCTTCAGGAGCAAGCTCACTGAGTTGGGCGTCACGTGGCCGCATGTCAACAGCAAGAGCGAAGAGCTCATCGTAACGGCCGCGAGGGTGTTCGAGGCGTTTCGGATCTCGCCGCTGCTTACCATCCGCAAGAGTCGAACCAAGGCGGGCGAAGTGTCGCTCCTCATCGAGCCTGGCGACGCACTGCCAAACTGGTTCAAGATGCGGGCGCTGCTGTTACAAGAAGGCACATACCGCACCTATTACGAACAGGCTGCAGCACTCTACGACAGCAACGCTACACCTACGATGAGTTTCCAGGATTTCAGCGAGTTAGAAAGCTTGCTCATTCCGGCATTGACGTCCGCTGACCATAGTGGTGCCGAAGTTTTCGAACTAGACTCGACAGAGCGCCTCAGTCACTACGTAGGGCCTGACAGGTTCGCGCACCTCCAAGCTTTTCTGAAATATGGTCTGGGACTGCCGTCATCGACGAGGGTGCAAGTTCGCTCTGTGGACTACATGACACGTCTTCAGCGCTTAGCGAAGCACATTGGTGAACAACGCTTGGAGTTCTACCTGGGCTGGTGCGTGGTGCAGGCCATGTGGCGATTCGTCAGCAAACCATTCGCGCAGCTTTGGTATCAAAGCGTACGCTCCGCCCTGGACACTGTCGTCGAGCGACCCAGCCACGCAGACTGCATCGAGTTGACCGAGTCGCTGCTGGGCTGGACTGTGTACGCAGAGTTCTCGAGGACTCACGTGGAAGCCAAAGCGCTGGACGACGTCGATGAGATAGCGCGCACCATAGCTGCCGTCTTCATCAACGAAGTAAATCGCGGTCGGTGGTCTTATATCGCCGATCACATTCCCATCGACAAGCGGGACTTCGAGGACGTTCTCTTCCACGGCAAACGGTTCAACGAGCAAGTACTCAGCGACGTGTTCGACACAATCGCCATGAACGTTTCGTTGCTGCAGAACTGGATGGCCGTTGCGAAGATGAATGCGCGCATCCCGGATGAGGAGTGGCGGGAGGTGTCCTCCAGCTACATGAGGCAGCTCCGCGAGTCCAGCGGCTACACGTTCTACGACTCCCAGAGGTCGGCGGTTCGCATCCCTCCGCTCTTCCCCATGCTGCCCCTGTACGACCGCGACTCTACGGTGGCGGCCAAGTACGGAGCCATCGGGACGGTGCTGGGGGCGGCCGCCGTACGACTCTTCGTGGGCCGCCTGCCCCACAACTCGGTCGCGCGCACGAAGATCGAAGAAAGGCTCGCTTGCTTCGCTGTACCCCGCTCTTCGCCCGCGGCCCCATCACGAGTCAACCAGCACGCATACCTGGCCGCTGCGGTCGACCTCGTCTGGGACGCCTTCGCGTCTGCAGACGCCCAGGCGTCAGCGGAGCCCGGAGACCTCAGCAACTACACCAGCGACGTGACGTTTTTCATGGTGATGTGCCACCTCCTGTGCAGCGTGCGTGCGTCACTCTTGGTCGAGTTCAGCTGCAACCAGGTCGTCAAAAACAGCCACGCATTCGCGCGAGTCTTCAACTGCGAAGTTGGCAGGCCTATGAACCCTGCGAGAAAGTGCAATTTTTTCTC
- the LOC135911931 gene encoding neprilysin-1-like isoform X1 produces MSRHGKRATQRKSSIFCPHRRNPLVAEVAKSQRSRRYDEHYDRSPKTKKRRTAEMPVTSPFHGGIQSGGGVSQGGHSSLAVEIGSPYTPPISTGAHSPRQRPLARLHRAGREDLDNTLEGEPDGARDNMGSRSMANTTVRATTKTEHSEMPLSVTEEVPREEHPRGEQGVQPTLVVLAAMASACLAISLLTLLARLAAPAHRPRRGVCLTRACVALNEMLVAASNASVDPCDDFYGHVCGRWTESASVYEKHLSLFVDKVIDVLVRARMTNTIRNPTQQAAMLLQSCLAIVEDSRNEVGAFRSKLTELGVTWPHVNSKSEELIVTAARVFEAFRISPLLTIRKSRTKAGEVSLLIEPGDALPNWFKMRALLLQEGTYRTYYEQAAALYDSNATPTMSFQDFSELESLLIPALTSADHSGAEVFELDSTERLSHYVGPDRFAHLQAFLKYGLGLPSSTRVQVRSVDYMTRLQRLAKHIGEQRLEFYLGWCVVQAMWRFVSKPFAQLWYQSVRSALDTVVERPSHADCIELTESLLGWTVYAEFSRTHVEAKALDDVDEIARTIAAVFINEVNRGRWSYIADHIPIDKRDFEDVLFHGKRFNEQVLSDVFDTIAMNVSLLQNWMAVAKMNARIPDEEWREVSSSYMRQLRESSGYTFYDSQRSAVRIPPLFPMLPLYDRDSTVAAKYGAIGTVLGAAAVRLFVGRLPHNSVARTKIEERLACFAVPRSSPAAPSRVNQHAYLAAAVDLVWDAFASADAQASAEPGDLSNYTSDVTFFMVMCHLLCSVRASLLVEFSCNQVVKNSHAFARVFNCEVGRPMNPARKCNFFSASDSTSCRVLPLKARLSFSTHFAGSACCARMASLP; encoded by the exons ACCAAGAAGCGCCGCACTGCCGAAATGCCTGTCACGTCGCCTTTCCACGGAGGGATCCAGAGTGGTGGTGGAGTCAGCCAAGGCGGCCATAGTAGCTTGGCGGTGGAGATCGGGTCACCGTACACGCCGCCCATTTCTACGGGTGCCCACTCGCCACGCCAGCGCCCTCTTGCGCGACTCCATCGAGCCGGACGTGAAGACCTGGACAACACACTCGAAGGCGAACCGGACGGGGCCAGGGACAATATGGGCTCGCGATCCATGGCCAACACAACTGTGAG GGCTACCACCAAAACGGAGCACTCGGAGATGCCCTTATCGGTGACTGAGGAAGTGCCGAGGGAAGAGCACCCACGCGGGGAACAGGGCGTCCAGCCGACACTCGTGGTGCTGGCGGCCATGGCGTCGGCCTGCCTGGCCATCAGCCTGCTCACCCTGCTGGCGCGCCTTGCTGCGCCGGCGCATAGACCGCGCCGCGGCGTCTGCCTGACGCGGGCCTGCGTGGCGCTCAACGAAATGCTGGTGGCCGCGTCCAACGCCAGCGTCGACCCCTGCGACGACTTCTACGGGCACGTGTGCGGCCGCTGGACGGAGTCGGCCTCCGTGTACGAGAAGCACCTCAGCCTCTTCGTCGACAAG GTAATCGACGTTCTGGTGCGAGCCAGGATGACCAACACAATAAGGAACCCCACGCAACAGGCCGCCATGCTGCTGCAGAGCTGTTTAGCAATCGTCGAGGACAGCAGGAACGAAGTGGGCGCCTTCAGGAGCAAGCTCACTGAGTTGGGCGTCACGTGGCCGCATGTCAACAGCAAGAGCGAAGAGCTCATCGTAACGGCCGCGAGGGTGTTCGAGGCGTTTCGGATCTCGCCGCTGCTTACCATCCGCAAGAGTCGAACCAAGGCGGGCGAAGTGTCGCTCCTCATCGAGCCTGGCGACGCACTGCCAAACTGGTTCAAGATGCGGGCGCTGCTGTTACAAGAAGGCACATACCGCACCTATTACGAACAGGCTGCAGCACTCTACGACAGCAACGCTACACCTACGATGAGTTTCCAGGATTTCAGCGAGTTAGAAAGCTTGCTCATTCCGGCATTGACGTCCGCTGACCATAGTGGTGCCGAAGTTTTCGAACTAGACTCGACAGAGCGCCTCAGTCACTACGTAGGGCCTGACAGGTTCGCGCACCTCCAAGCTTTTCTGAAATATGGTCTGGGACTGCCGTCATCGACGAGGGTGCAAGTTCGCTCTGTGGACTACATGACACGTCTTCAGCGCTTAGCGAAGCACATTGGTGAACAACGCTTGGAGTTCTACCTGGGCTGGTGCGTGGTGCAGGCCATGTGGCGATTCGTCAGCAAACCATTCGCGCAGCTTTGGTATCAAAGCGTACGCTCCGCCCTGGACACTGTCGTCGAGCGACCCAGCCACGCAGACTGCATCGAGTTGACCGAGTCGCTGCTGGGCTGGACTGTGTACGCAGAGTTCTCGAGGACTCACGTGGAAGCCAAAGCGCTGGACGACGTCGATGAGATAGCGCGCACCATAGCTGCCGTCTTCATCAACGAAGTAAATCGCGGTCGGTGGTCTTATATCGCCGATCACATTCCCATCGACAAGCGGGACTTCGAGGACGTTCTCTTCCACGGCAAACGGTTCAACGAGCAAGTACTCAGCGACGTGTTCGACACAATCGCCATGAACGTTTCGTTGCTGCAGAACTGGATGGCCGTTGCGAAGATGAATGCGCGCATCCCGGATGAGGAGTGGCGGGAGGTGTCCTCCAGCTACATGAGGCAGCTCCGCGAGTCCAGCGGCTACACGTTCTACGACTCCCAGAGGTCGGCGGTTCGCATCCCTCCGCTCTTCCCCATGCTGCCCCTGTACGACCGCGACTCTACGGTGGCGGCCAAGTACGGAGCCATCGGGACGGTGCTGGGGGCGGCCGCCGTACGACTCTTCGTGGGCCGCCTGCCCCACAACTCGGTCGCGCGCACGAAGATCGAAGAAAGGCTCGCTTGCTTCGCTGTACCCCGCTCTTCGCCCGCGGCCCCATCACGAGTCAACCAGCACGCATACCTGGCCGCTGCGGTCGACCTCGTCTGGGACGCCTTCGCGTCTGCAGACGCCCAGGCGTCAGCGGAGCCCGGAGACCTCAGCAACTACACCAGCGACGTGACGTTTTTCATGGTGATGTGCCACCTCCTGTGCAGCGTGCGTGCGTCACTCTTGGTCGAGTTCAGCTGCAACCAGGTCGTCAAAAACAGCCACGCATTCGCGCGAGTCTTCAACTGCGAAGTTGGCAGGCCTATGAACCCTGCGAGAAAGTGCAATTTTTTCTC
- the LOC135911931 gene encoding neprilysin-1-like isoform X5 — MPVTSPFHGGIQSGGGVSQGGHSSLAVEIGSPYTPPISTGAHSPRQRPLARLHRAGREDLDNTLEGEPDGARDNMGSRSMANTTVRATTKTEHSEMPLSVTEEVPREEHPRGEQGVQPTLVVLAAMASACLAISLLTLLARLAAPAHRPRRGVCLTRACVALNEMLVAASNASVDPCDDFYGHVCGRWTESASVYEKHLSLFVDKVIDVLVRARMTNTIRNPTQQAAMLLQSCLAIVEDSRNEVGAFRSKLTELGVTWPHVNSKSEELIVTAARVFEAFRISPLLTIRKSRTKAGEVSLLIEPGDALPNWFKMRALLLQEGTYRTYYEQAAALYDSNATPTMSFQDFSELESLLIPALTSADHSGAEVFELDSTERLSHYVGPDRFAHLQAFLKYGLGLPSSTRVQVRSVDYMTRLQRLAKHIGEQRLEFYLGWCVVQAMWRFVSKPFAQLWYQSVRSALDTVVERPSHADCIELTESLLGWTVYAEFSRTHVEAKALDDVDEIARTIAAVFINEVNRGRWSYIADHIPIDKRDFEDVLFHGKRFNEQVLSDVFDTIAMNVSLLQNWMAVAKMNARIPDEEWREVSSSYMRQLRESSGYTFYDSQRSAVRIPPLFPMLPLYDRDSTVAAKYGAIGTVLGAAAVRLFVGRLPHNSVARTKIEERLACFAVPRSSPAAPSRVNQHAYLAAAVDLVWDAFASADAQASAEPGDLSNYTSDVTFFMVMCHLLCSVRASLLVEFSCNQVVKNSHAFARVFNCEVGRPMNPARKCNFFSASDSTSCRVLPLKARLSFSTHFAGSACCARMASLP, encoded by the exons ATGCCTGTCACGTCGCCTTTCCACGGAGGGATCCAGAGTGGTGGTGGAGTCAGCCAAGGCGGCCATAGTAGCTTGGCGGTGGAGATCGGGTCACCGTACACGCCGCCCATTTCTACGGGTGCCCACTCGCCACGCCAGCGCCCTCTTGCGCGACTCCATCGAGCCGGACGTGAAGACCTGGACAACACACTCGAAGGCGAACCGGACGGGGCCAGGGACAATATGGGCTCGCGATCCATGGCCAACACAACTGTGAG GGCTACCACCAAAACGGAGCACTCGGAGATGCCCTTATCGGTGACTGAGGAAGTGCCGAGGGAAGAGCACCCACGCGGGGAACAGGGCGTCCAGCCGACACTCGTGGTGCTGGCGGCCATGGCGTCGGCCTGCCTGGCCATCAGCCTGCTCACCCTGCTGGCGCGCCTTGCTGCGCCGGCGCATAGACCGCGCCGCGGCGTCTGCCTGACGCGGGCCTGCGTGGCGCTCAACGAAATGCTGGTGGCCGCGTCCAACGCCAGCGTCGACCCCTGCGACGACTTCTACGGGCACGTGTGCGGCCGCTGGACGGAGTCGGCCTCCGTGTACGAGAAGCACCTCAGCCTCTTCGTCGACAAG GTAATCGACGTTCTGGTGCGAGCCAGGATGACCAACACAATAAGGAACCCCACGCAACAGGCCGCCATGCTGCTGCAGAGCTGTTTAGCAATCGTCGAGGACAGCAGGAACGAAGTGGGCGCCTTCAGGAGCAAGCTCACTGAGTTGGGCGTCACGTGGCCGCATGTCAACAGCAAGAGCGAAGAGCTCATCGTAACGGCCGCGAGGGTGTTCGAGGCGTTTCGGATCTCGCCGCTGCTTACCATCCGCAAGAGTCGAACCAAGGCGGGCGAAGTGTCGCTCCTCATCGAGCCTGGCGACGCACTGCCAAACTGGTTCAAGATGCGGGCGCTGCTGTTACAAGAAGGCACATACCGCACCTATTACGAACAGGCTGCAGCACTCTACGACAGCAACGCTACACCTACGATGAGTTTCCAGGATTTCAGCGAGTTAGAAAGCTTGCTCATTCCGGCATTGACGTCCGCTGACCATAGTGGTGCCGAAGTTTTCGAACTAGACTCGACAGAGCGCCTCAGTCACTACGTAGGGCCTGACAGGTTCGCGCACCTCCAAGCTTTTCTGAAATATGGTCTGGGACTGCCGTCATCGACGAGGGTGCAAGTTCGCTCTGTGGACTACATGACACGTCTTCAGCGCTTAGCGAAGCACATTGGTGAACAACGCTTGGAGTTCTACCTGGGCTGGTGCGTGGTGCAGGCCATGTGGCGATTCGTCAGCAAACCATTCGCGCAGCTTTGGTATCAAAGCGTACGCTCCGCCCTGGACACTGTCGTCGAGCGACCCAGCCACGCAGACTGCATCGAGTTGACCGAGTCGCTGCTGGGCTGGACTGTGTACGCAGAGTTCTCGAGGACTCACGTGGAAGCCAAAGCGCTGGACGACGTCGATGAGATAGCGCGCACCATAGCTGCCGTCTTCATCAACGAAGTAAATCGCGGTCGGTGGTCTTATATCGCCGATCACATTCCCATCGACAAGCGGGACTTCGAGGACGTTCTCTTCCACGGCAAACGGTTCAACGAGCAAGTACTCAGCGACGTGTTCGACACAATCGCCATGAACGTTTCGTTGCTGCAGAACTGGATGGCCGTTGCGAAGATGAATGCGCGCATCCCGGATGAGGAGTGGCGGGAGGTGTCCTCCAGCTACATGAGGCAGCTCCGCGAGTCCAGCGGCTACACGTTCTACGACTCCCAGAGGTCGGCGGTTCGCATCCCTCCGCTCTTCCCCATGCTGCCCCTGTACGACCGCGACTCTACGGTGGCGGCCAAGTACGGAGCCATCGGGACGGTGCTGGGGGCGGCCGCCGTACGACTCTTCGTGGGCCGCCTGCCCCACAACTCGGTCGCGCGCACGAAGATCGAAGAAAGGCTCGCTTGCTTCGCTGTACCCCGCTCTTCGCCCGCGGCCCCATCACGAGTCAACCAGCACGCATACCTGGCCGCTGCGGTCGACCTCGTCTGGGACGCCTTCGCGTCTGCAGACGCCCAGGCGTCAGCGGAGCCCGGAGACCTCAGCAACTACACCAGCGACGTGACGTTTTTCATGGTGATGTGCCACCTCCTGTGCAGCGTGCGTGCGTCACTCTTGGTCGAGTTCAGCTGCAACCAGGTCGTCAAAAACAGCCACGCATTCGCGCGAGTCTTCAACTGCGAAGTTGGCAGGCCTATGAACCCTGCGAGAAAGTGCAATTTTTTCTC
- the LOC135911931 gene encoding neprilysin-1-like isoform X4, whose amino-acid sequence MSRHGKRATQRKSSIFCPHRRNPLVAEVAKSQRSRRYDEHYDRSPKTKKRRTAEMPVTSPFHGGIQSGGGVSQGGHSSLAVEIGSPYTPPISTGAHSPRQRPLARLHRAGREDLDNTLEGEPDGARDNMGSRSMANTTVRATTKTEHSEMPLSVTEEVPREEHPRGEQGVQPTLVVLAAMASACLAISLLTLLARLAAPAHRPRRGVCLTRACVALNEMLVAASNASVDPCDDFYGHVCGRWTESASVYEKHLSLFVDKVIDVLVRARMTNTIRNPTQQAAMLLQSCLAIVEDSRNEVGAFRSKLTELGVTWPHVNSKSEELIVTAARVFEAFRISPLLTIRKSRTKAGEVSLLIEPGDALPNWFKMRALLLQEGTYRTYYEQAAALYDSNATPTMSFQDFSELESLLIPALTSADHSGAEVFELDSTERLSHYVGPDRFAHLQAFLKYGLGLPSSTRVQVRSVDYMTRLQRLAKHIGEQRLEFYLGWCVVQAMWRFVSKPFAQLWYQSVRSALDTVVERPSHADCIELTESLLGWTVYAEFSRTHVEAKALDDVDEIARTIAAVFINEVNRGRWSYIADHIPIDKRDFEDVLFHGKRFNEQVLSDVFDTIAMNVSLLQNWMAVAKMNARIPDEEWREVSSSYMRQLRESSGYTFYDSQRSAVRIPPLFPMLPLYDRDSTVAAKYGAIGTVLGAAAVRLFVGRLPHNSVARTKIEERLACFAVPRSSPAAPSRVNQHAYLAAAVDLVWDAFASADAQASAEPGDLSNYTSDVTFFMVMCHLLCSVRASLLVEFSCNQVVKNSHAFARVFNCEVGRPMNPARKCNFFSYV is encoded by the exons ACCAAGAAGCGCCGCACTGCCGAAATGCCTGTCACGTCGCCTTTCCACGGAGGGATCCAGAGTGGTGGTGGAGTCAGCCAAGGCGGCCATAGTAGCTTGGCGGTGGAGATCGGGTCACCGTACACGCCGCCCATTTCTACGGGTGCCCACTCGCCACGCCAGCGCCCTCTTGCGCGACTCCATCGAGCCGGACGTGAAGACCTGGACAACACACTCGAAGGCGAACCGGACGGGGCCAGGGACAATATGGGCTCGCGATCCATGGCCAACACAACTGTGAG GGCTACCACCAAAACGGAGCACTCGGAGATGCCCTTATCGGTGACTGAGGAAGTGCCGAGGGAAGAGCACCCACGCGGGGAACAGGGCGTCCAGCCGACACTCGTGGTGCTGGCGGCCATGGCGTCGGCCTGCCTGGCCATCAGCCTGCTCACCCTGCTGGCGCGCCTTGCTGCGCCGGCGCATAGACCGCGCCGCGGCGTCTGCCTGACGCGGGCCTGCGTGGCGCTCAACGAAATGCTGGTGGCCGCGTCCAACGCCAGCGTCGACCCCTGCGACGACTTCTACGGGCACGTGTGCGGCCGCTGGACGGAGTCGGCCTCCGTGTACGAGAAGCACCTCAGCCTCTTCGTCGACAAG GTAATCGACGTTCTGGTGCGAGCCAGGATGACCAACACAATAAGGAACCCCACGCAACAGGCCGCCATGCTGCTGCAGAGCTGTTTAGCAATCGTCGAGGACAGCAGGAACGAAGTGGGCGCCTTCAGGAGCAAGCTCACTGAGTTGGGCGTCACGTGGCCGCATGTCAACAGCAAGAGCGAAGAGCTCATCGTAACGGCCGCGAGGGTGTTCGAGGCGTTTCGGATCTCGCCGCTGCTTACCATCCGCAAGAGTCGAACCAAGGCGGGCGAAGTGTCGCTCCTCATCGAGCCTGGCGACGCACTGCCAAACTGGTTCAAGATGCGGGCGCTGCTGTTACAAGAAGGCACATACCGCACCTATTACGAACAGGCTGCAGCACTCTACGACAGCAACGCTACACCTACGATGAGTTTCCAGGATTTCAGCGAGTTAGAAAGCTTGCTCATTCCGGCATTGACGTCCGCTGACCATAGTGGTGCCGAAGTTTTCGAACTAGACTCGACAGAGCGCCTCAGTCACTACGTAGGGCCTGACAGGTTCGCGCACCTCCAAGCTTTTCTGAAATATGGTCTGGGACTGCCGTCATCGACGAGGGTGCAAGTTCGCTCTGTGGACTACATGACACGTCTTCAGCGCTTAGCGAAGCACATTGGTGAACAACGCTTGGAGTTCTACCTGGGCTGGTGCGTGGTGCAGGCCATGTGGCGATTCGTCAGCAAACCATTCGCGCAGCTTTGGTATCAAAGCGTACGCTCCGCCCTGGACACTGTCGTCGAGCGACCCAGCCACGCAGACTGCATCGAGTTGACCGAGTCGCTGCTGGGCTGGACTGTGTACGCAGAGTTCTCGAGGACTCACGTGGAAGCCAAAGCGCTGGACGACGTCGATGAGATAGCGCGCACCATAGCTGCCGTCTTCATCAACGAAGTAAATCGCGGTCGGTGGTCTTATATCGCCGATCACATTCCCATCGACAAGCGGGACTTCGAGGACGTTCTCTTCCACGGCAAACGGTTCAACGAGCAAGTACTCAGCGACGTGTTCGACACAATCGCCATGAACGTTTCGTTGCTGCAGAACTGGATGGCCGTTGCGAAGATGAATGCGCGCATCCCGGATGAGGAGTGGCGGGAGGTGTCCTCCAGCTACATGAGGCAGCTCCGCGAGTCCAGCGGCTACACGTTCTACGACTCCCAGAGGTCGGCGGTTCGCATCCCTCCGCTCTTCCCCATGCTGCCCCTGTACGACCGCGACTCTACGGTGGCGGCCAAGTACGGAGCCATCGGGACGGTGCTGGGGGCGGCCGCCGTACGACTCTTCGTGGGCCGCCTGCCCCACAACTCGGTCGCGCGCACGAAGATCGAAGAAAGGCTCGCTTGCTTCGCTGTACCCCGCTCTTCGCCCGCGGCCCCATCACGAGTCAACCAGCACGCATACCTGGCCGCTGCGGTCGACCTCGTCTGGGACGCCTTCGCGTCTGCAGACGCCCAGGCGTCAGCGGAGCCCGGAGACCTCAGCAACTACACCAGCGACGTGACGTTTTTCATGGTGATGTGCCACCTCCTGTGCAGCGTGCGTGCGTCACTCTTGGTCGAGTTCAGCTGCAACCAGGTCGTCAAAAACAGCCACGCATTCGCGCGAGTCTTCAACTGCGAAGTTGGCAGGCCTATGAACCCTGCGAGAAAGTGCAATTTTTTCTCGTACGTGTGA